A window of Pyrus communis chromosome 3, drPyrComm1.1, whole genome shotgun sequence genomic DNA:
ATCAAACCCAccaaacccaaaatcaaaagAAGGTGATCAAATTTTTGATTTTGCtaaatattacaaaataaaataaataagaatatgGACAAATCAGCATGCATACCTTGTAGCGGTACAGGGAACAGTAGCGTGAGCTGTATCAAGGGCATGTGTACTGGGAAAATTGCTACTGGCAGCTgcaattaacaaaaacaaaacaaacaaaaaaaattgaaaaaaatcaaaatcgggaatttttccaaaagagaggTGGTGTTCTTGAGAAGTCAGAGCCTTTGGAACCTTTGGAACAATTCCGGAGCTTCTCTGAGAAGTCGGAGCCTTTGGAAAAGTTCGGGAGCTTTTCTGAAAGGCTGAAGCTCCAGCTGTCCGGGAAGCGTGCTTGCAATGGGCGTATCAGAACCTCCTACATTAAATCAGTAGAAAGAAAAACATTGCCAAGaaatgaaaatcaaacaaaatgggCAACTCAGATGTTAAAAAAGAACACAATTATCTAATATTCCCGAACTCCTTCAAACACATACATTTTCTAGACTAAAAGAGAATTGATACTTAGAAATCTGTACCATGTAATTGGGGATGTACACAGGCTCCATTTTGTACAACGTCGTGTTGCGCAGAAGCAATACTGGAATCCTTCGTGTTTACAGTGGCTACACTTGCCTTGGCTCCTCCTTGTGCATTGTTAATATGCTTCTTAAAACTgaatatttgaaataaaaatcatcaaaccctaaaatttccaacaatctcaaaaattccaaaacaaacGTATTAAAAACCTCAATTTGAAATCCTAATCCAAAGCAATATAAGTGCATAGATTGTTAAAAATGATGGAAAACTGATCAGGAACAAACCCTACAAAGACACATATGCAAATAAGTAGATTTGAcagatatatatacatatatgcacCTGCAGTTGGAGGAGATGGAAGGGCCAAGCCCACCGGCGCGGGTGCCCATAGGGTGAGCGGGTCctgtgaaaaatatgaaaccTTGTGAAAAGAGCGCATGTGGGAAAGACCAATATCAGTATCGAACACATAGAAACCACAGTGGTAATAACATTCAAAAAAGTCTTTACTCTATACGACACAATAAAAGCAATAGCAGTGaggcataaaaagtaaaaataaaaaattggggattgtaaattgtaatctaatcacccaataaaataaaacagaaattaagcacaataatatcaaaattaaaaggaagGAATAACATGAAACCTTGTGCATAGAACGCTCATGAGAATGAATCACACAACAATCAAGGGTGGACAAATCACAAAAGTGACAATTAAAGGCACCTAAAGGACACCCCCATCTCTCTCTGCAGTCGCAGAAATCCCTTGGTTTTCAGGAAGCAAATGGAAAATGAAAAGGTTTTTCATCCCCTACCCATACCCATACATCCATTTCTCCATGTTACATCGATAGTCTTTGAGCTCTTACAACATCACAGATGCATGACCAAGAGTGTATCTGACAACCTTTTCTCTGGTCCTTTTCATCAGTTGGTCCTAAAGCAACCATCTAGAGATTCTATTCTTTTACATTCATCTTCTTTTTAGGTATCAACAGACATTTATTACTTTATATGTCGAACacaaaacacctaaaaattttatGACAAATTAGAAGCAACTAATCAGAATCTGGGTACTGAGAATTAAATTACTCTTTTTTCTTACAGTCCCAATGGAAAATACTCATTGATTCACAATATAATCAAACTAAaatgcaagaaaagaaaaatcaacaacccatatcaaaataatataaaaagatCCCAACAAACTAAGCAAACAATTagcatttaaacaaaaatatttgcaaaGTCGGAGGGAAAGATGCATACCAGAAGATGAAGAGGAATATGAAGAGCATGTTACAGAAACCTTTCTCATTTTTCAGAAACCTAACTCTGGGTCGAGCTGAGCTTCTCTGCCGCCATTCTCACCAGCTCTGATTTACATGTTGTCAGTATCAGCAGTCGAGCAAACCCGTCAAAATCTCCGTCTTTATCTTCGATCTTAGCCGATTTCGACATTCTCTCTCGAATTTCGCTCTCCCATTCCCTGAAACAAATTCTGATCATAATTCATTCCTTAAGTAGAACTAATAGATTTAaacgaagaagaaaaattaaatttaaaaaaaaagctgggtTTTTACCTCTAAACGATCTAATAGATTCTCAGCAACAAAAGGCTTCAATCACTACCTTTGCATGTTCAATTGATCAGTAAAATATACAGAATAAGAGTTACATCACATAGCAATAAATTAGAGAGAATTTGAAGACAAAAGGAGATTTAAAATGTATAAACCTCACAAACGTCACAAACCCTAGAATTCTTGCTGAACAAAATCACAATTTCGAATCTAAAGCTGCATGATATGAATAGAGTTTGTAAACCTAATCCTAAAGcacaaaagatttgaaaacgactCCTCACCTTTTCAATCAGCTAAGGCTGTCATGGGCTTCAAATCTCAGTCATTCTGTGCAACCATGGCCTTTGTCCTCAATCTCAGGCCTTCCTGTCTCTgtgcgctctctctctctttctctctttctctcctctcaTGTGTCCTTCTCTCTGGTAGCCGGCCTCAGGAGTGCAGGCTGCGAAGCTCTCAAACGTCATAGCGGCAGTGGCAGCAACAGCAGCACCGCCTGAAGTATTCCTACTGGTCGAAGcagcagcagaagaagaagatgaggaagacGATGGATGTTCTTCCATTGCAAAGAGAGAGGGAAAATTGGGGGAAAATTAATTTCAGAACCCTGATCCTAATTTAGATGAAAAGGTAACGTACACATGAAGGTCTGAGGAAGAAGGTCCCATGACGATGGATTTAACTGAGATTATGAAGAGGAATGGGGTGAGCAGCGCTGGGGCTAGGTTGAGAGAATGGAGAGAGAAGTCTCGAATTTGAGAGAAATGAAAGAGAAACGGTGCTAGGGTTACAGAGTGAGAAAAGGGAAGAACGGGGGATTTGATGGATGGTTATCGAGAGAgcagggagagagaaagagggaaagaaaaggcggtggcaattttgtaaataaagtgaaattcgGCTCAATCCTACGGACAAAATTACCCCCTaactgtaacatcccgtcccgggattattaaaacgtacactgaaattacgattttacccctaaaTTGTTCGTTTACGcttagtgttgtgttgtgtgggttgtgggaccacacacacactcatacattttcttttcttccgggattccctccctcattccctcactctgtcttctctttctctttctctctctctctctctccccgagtccatttcctctcttcttcttcttcctctacacacggacatacatacaaacatactcaaaccttcaccaatcgagaaaccaagaccaccctcgtgctcgtgaggctgagaggagttcagTGGTGCCGTTTCCAGGTAAGAACtttgacgttttcacgtcgatatcaccatggccgaattattgcactgttcatgcaaacctaaactagtgtgtttttggaatttctaagcttgtagttgtgtttgtgaggttcccaggagcttgggagtggttcgttgggtgaatttggacgtcgggatcgtcctgtgcaaagttggccgaacttggatcgttgttgtAGGTGAGATTTCTTggtttttaggccttaaaactagtctaacgttgttctactagtcctaagcttcattttggcttttgaatcgtgaaaaatggttgaaaaacgaaggagaaaacaaagtttgaaaaattcccagttttccggcgacggcgacTGGCCGGAGAaggaaggggaatattccgttaaatttaacggaatattcctaacggcagtgacggcgtcagttaacggaatattccgtcagttaacggaatattcctgacggcgtcagttgacgccgtcagtgtgcagtgcacgtcactgcgcgtgggggcgcgtgggtccgtACCTGTTCaagcgcgtgggggcgcgtgcgtggttcaaaaattattttaaaaatatgggtgtgatcctgaggttgtgtagatcacgtgggtatattcaattgtccaatttgagcaatgtatgagaagttattacgagaagttgcttaggtgcttttaaattaatgttttcgtaactttgtcgcgtttaggtgattcgttttccaaagacgagcgtacacactcaaggcaggggggctacgacccttctaattaccagtgagtgggcttttgttttccgtatatacctatatacatttatattcccagaaattaaatagaaaaggttaattgttttatgccatgcatcatatgaatatTGTTTACTCATCATCACATGTATTCGTaacggcatacatttatatatgtgtatttggtgctgtggacgcacaggtaagtgccaggtaagtggtatttatgtttgtatgcaatggtagtttgagaggtttagagagctcataatctgcacccccggtgttagtgctcccgcccgaggccagggcccagccttcacgtgtatgttcaccagcaccgcatgctcgccttggatccaagataggtgcaagcctgtcgtacagaccacattaggtggttccgacttgtaggtgacccgcgatttatcgcccagcttcacgtgatcgtagcactagagcatacatatatattacacccagcttgttgataggagcatatttatgcgacttaaatggcttgttctcgtacatttacgttatgtttctttagttattttagttctttatgcttcttttgtgtgttttcaggttctaaaggcaaagtatgcaaaaggatgccttttggagccttttggagcaaattagagattggaatggatatcatatgcttggagccaaaaggatggacgaaattgaagacttgaagtaggaaagttaaatcctaaaaagacctcatgtttaagcatcattgaaaactcctacgcattttagaacacaaaaacaacattcctagcaaccttaggacattgtcgtgtgtttccttgtgtctcccttccttgccatgcaaggaagggctttgttccctattttaaatacttaaacactaccacttatcattcaccacatatcattcaccacttatcatatcatacattcaattatcacttatcacttatcactcataatcacctacaacatccacctacttcacctacaacatccacctacttcacctacaaatgacatagccatatgttccctccactactcctataaatacccttgcattcattcattgaattcacatctcattttcatacacaacacaccacaaatacCTCCATTCTTgtcgtgcatatcccttcattttctgcatattttctcttcattccaaccactcctcatcccccaaaaactcaccttagaccttgtgctacaacaacgaagaagagaagagtgcctaaacgttcatacaattcaagtttgagttgttggaatgcttaggtgtttctttgatttcaatgtttaaattcaattttctttgttttgtaatggaagagaagagtgcctaaacgttcatacaattcaagtttgagttgttggaatgtttaggtgtttctttaatttcaaagttatgaggaaataaacccccctttagctagggggtgattcgaaactatgtttatatttgcaatatgaattgattaactttcgttggaatttcataagttgtggattcaatttgtttaaccgtttgattgataatttatttatgaatgtttattaagaatgcgcgcttaattttcatgcataaatatgacgctagaatataagtgaatttcacctaatcgttatgaacttatattcacaagtagtggaggttgcttataaacaatcgcgttaaatgaattcttggcactagtttcatgcgtattccatagtaacgaaggcctcgtcaacacttatagttttcataatgcttaatgatctttgattgtatctttattgtgctgttcacgtaaaggacttttggagaatgttgtgaattgcgttgcgcaaacccatccaattcattaacttaaggaaaacttgacggttaatttaagcggacctaattaacccggagtgttgagtttcataatttatcgaaagaccaactgagaatcaatcttgtatgcaagtataacatgtgtggagaagaaccccttagctagccttcattccatttattccatcatccatattttattcacattcatatttacgttctgttttaattgcaatctgttcatttagtttaattttgtcaaaacctaaatccccccttactttaatgtcaaattagttagaaatcaatttagtttgtgtttttaagagttttgagtcttttgaacttgttagaatctgtttagtttatgttttaaagtatttttgaattctttgagtctagtttagtgttttatattgtttttacgtttttaagtcagtttccaagagattaacaatccctcctaatccccggtccagaacgatccctacttgcacctatactacaatttgacaaaaagagggtttaatttgtgcgcgtataaatcacgcatcaaattttggcgccgttgccggggattagcaactttgctaatctcttggattgttttattttcgtttgtgtatatatatatatttagttttattttagacgcaagacatggcacttgatagtgtttctcttttgtcacagcttaTGGAAGAGTACCAAACGCAaagagttggtacatttgatcataatcaatcaaggaacgacgtgttttccaatacttacaattccgattggagtgatcattcaaactctatatggtgggaacctcaacatgttcaagaaaaaggatattggcagccatatgaggagttctattcaagacctatgcacccaccacaacctcatattcaatatgcccaaccaaatttaagttcgtcaatagattataatcaaaagcttgatgaattaatttgtttggtgcagggcttacaaaatcaagacaatgaggctcaacaagaaggatattggcagccgtatgaggagttctattcaacgcctatgcagccaccacaacctgcccaaagtaatgtaggtaattcaaatgataatgatacgatttttcaattacttactactctagaaaagcaaattgggcagatagcggagttcgaaggacaattttgcgaccaaggcgaactccctagttcaaccattgcaaatcagaagggagaatttgaaaccaccaatgctatcatgttgagaagtgacaaggaggttggaacggaccctcaaccatcaaaatcaaatcacaaggaagaggaatacacccaacccacggaaagggtggaaacacctttaccgcaGGCACCTATCGCTCCTACGCCATCcaattcaggtaaggttgttccaaagttaattatttctaaccccgttccactgaatgtccctattccttgcaggattATGCaatccaaggaagaagagggtGAGAAAGGCATCTTCGAATCCTTTCCAAAGAATCAAGAGCAAGATGTGACTGGGGAATGTCTAGAAAAGGATATActtgaggcaaacaaccccaaagaaattgaattttatgacacaagacaaggaccaatactcacatgcaatctggccaagtccaatatccctgaaactttccaGGGAgtggtgtttattcttgagtttatgtcggagcacacaggtaagccgcctccccgaatttcaattttcttttatactaatatgttgttaatgatccaggcacccactttagaatttgaaccaatgccggttcacttcaagtatcaccttccattcaaggaccaattccatgccgtttgattttatttatgtaaaaaaaataaaaaaaaaataaaaaataataataataataataataacatggcaaaataatgtaactttcacaaaggttgtttgcttgaagccccactccttggcaaaactctagaagcgggaggcatcggagcagaaggcatcgaggcggaaggcatcggagcggaaggcatcggagatagagcattcgaggcctcaatacttggccaaacgctggacgagccaggaaaaatgtgcctctggaattaagccgcaagcctttgacggtcactttgcatgcgaccattggattcttgcagctcatcaagcttcctcttcatgcccgtcgaatagttgttggcaagcacgtgcaaacttctattctcgtacttaagcagtttgatctcctgcttgagactttccacctctgccatcaatgattccacctgacgggaacgggcaagcaggcgttggcccatgttggacacagaactcgcacactgaacactaagtgcgagggactcttgaacggccaactcatcggaccgtcctgacagcagcctactatcttttggagtgaggaggttcctagctactattgtagctgttgtggcgtcctgcatcactgagtcttcacctgaaagaggaccgttagaagataagaaagaagggcaccatacgttaccttgacacggcgcgcccgtatcactgctaaggctcaattccaagctaaggttcgatgggtttgccatttttcaaaagtgttcaaagagaaggggtggatggagttaaatttcaaagggccggagacgatgttcaaaaatgggaattcttcagagtgtgtttgttgtggtgatcgatacctctataagaagccaaggcgacgcgtccaccgattcaaaaagccggaatttccggcgtaattttggcgacgctttctcggcttttcagaagacgcgttcaactttgtcaaaagatttcttcttttcagacaacacgtagaggccatcatcgcaactacacgtctttagccgacaagcgcaaagttcggcgacgctttctctgcttttcagaaaacgcgtgcagctttgtcaaaaggagccgcatccgcactactacgtgtcgttcagaaagcgaaggggcgtcgttcagaaatcgaaagggcgcctgctcagaaatcaaagaggcgtcgttctgatatcgaagagacgtttgtcgacaagggtaaaagaacaataccaccacttgatattatctctatatatgtcgaccttcgtcttttatggcaaggcaaacctgaagaaaatgcccaactctccctcacctctgagggtgcactcccagcaaagcctcttgaaatactcaattttttctcccccaaagatgataccagatgcctggagtatagatgacccaggaggaaacggtggattggagtgtgctgattcattcaccgcttcttcaaaagcaaaggtatctcatatcattgaggttaaaagcaaaagtatctcatatcatgctctttccctgtctttttctttgtccttgttcttactcgcatggcaaggtaaaagaagcaatcagccggcacttggagtcagtcttccgatctggagccaactgcctggaatctattcctgattgcttacctagcgttgctctcgagtagtcatcttcaacggttgatacacttccagagaagggaccactcctgcaaagattgaacaaagaaacagataaaaggggaaagctcagacctccgggggagaccaaaagaatcctgctgcccagttcaagagtagcacaaaggaaaatcaacgatgggaggaacccctgtggaatcaacaacatcaagcctcaatgaaatcaacaaggagaagatggaatttacattccacaaccagatttgcgtctctaaactcttctctttgttatttacattctgccatgtttagtatgtttagttgctgtttttatgtttacttttgtttggtgtgattttaagcttaaaacattgaggacaatgtttgatttaagtgtggggggggtaactaatgttgttgatacaaattcgtgagattttatcacccataacttcaaatgttgttccttactgttttaaggcgtttttaagttgttttagagtattttagtatgttttgtttttataactccgaaaataccataaaaatttgaaaaaaaattgttttgaaaagcctaaaaagagtgttttgagttgtttttgtgtgtttgtgtcttaggataccttccaacacaatgacaaggatttggtttataattgcatgacggttagaaagagttataaacatagagaaaagtatgatttactcttggtatatgcttggttatggttataatgtatgacttcagatgcaatcataaaagaaaagaaaaattcgtttttgtaacatgcttgaaggaaggaactcaaacaaacgctacaaccttgagagacttgagcctataacgttctttggagagtttaatctgtgatttcttgttttctaaagtcgttgcatgatctcattattctttgcttggttactacttagaaggcgtttcatcatatagttccaaatgctagaactcatgcccatttcattcaaagcatgttattgatttgcataacacatattcaagaagaagttgtgtagtgaccaccaccatagcca
This region includes:
- the LOC137727451 gene encoding uncharacterized protein → MRKVSVTCSSYSSSSSGPAHPMGTRAGGLGPSISSNCSFKKHINNAQGGAKASVATVNTKDSSIASAQHDVVQNGACVHPQLHGGSDTPIASTLPGQLELQPFRKAPELFQRLRLLREAPELFQSCQ